One part of the Eulemur rufifrons isolate Redbay chromosome 16, OSU_ERuf_1, whole genome shotgun sequence genome encodes these proteins:
- the PTGES3 gene encoding prostaglandin E synthase 3 isoform X3, with protein sequence MQPASAKWYDRRDYVFIEFCVEDSKDVNVNFEKSKLTFSCLGGSDNFKHLNEIDLFHCIDPNDSKHKRTDRSILCCLRKGESGQSWPRLTKERAKMMNNMGGDEDVDLPEVDGADDDSQDSDDEKMPDLE encoded by the exons GCAGCCTGCTTCTGCAAAGTGGTACGACCGAAGGGACTATGTCTTCATCGAATTTTGTGTTGAAGACAGTAAAGATGTTAATGTAAATTTTGAGAAATCCAAACTTACATTCAG ttgtcttggaggaagtgataattttaaacatttaaatgaaattgatCTTTTTCACTGTATTGATCCAAAT GATTCCAAGCATAAAAGAACGGACAGATCAATTTTATGTTGTTTACGAAAAGGAGAATCTGGCCAGTCATGGCCAAGGTTAACAAAAGAAAGGGCAAAG ATGATGAACAACATGGGTGGTGATGAGGATGTAGATTTACCAGAAGTAGATGGAGCAGATGAT GATTCACAAGACAGTGATGATGAAA AAATGCCAGATCTGGAGTAA
- the PTGES3 gene encoding prostaglandin E synthase 3 isoform X5, whose translation MQPASAKWYDRRDYVFIEFCVEDSKDVNVNFEKSKLTFSCLGGSDNFKHLNEIDLFHCIDPNDSKHKRTDRSILCCLRKGESGQSWPRLTKERAKDSQDSDDEKMPDLE comes from the exons GCAGCCTGCTTCTGCAAAGTGGTACGACCGAAGGGACTATGTCTTCATCGAATTTTGTGTTGAAGACAGTAAAGATGTTAATGTAAATTTTGAGAAATCCAAACTTACATTCAG ttgtcttggaggaagtgataattttaaacatttaaatgaaattgatCTTTTTCACTGTATTGATCCAAAT GATTCCAAGCATAAAAGAACGGACAGATCAATTTTATGTTGTTTACGAAAAGGAGAATCTGGCCAGTCATGGCCAAGGTTAACAAAAGAAAGGGCAAAG GATTCACAAGACAGTGATGATGAAA AAATGCCAGATCTGGAGTAA
- the PTGES3 gene encoding prostaglandin E synthase 3 isoform X4: MQPASAKWYDRRDYVFIEFCVEDSKDVNVNFEKSKLTFSCLGGSDNFKHLNEIDLFHCIDPNLNWLSVDFNNWKDWEDDSDEDMSNFDRFSEMMNNMGGDEDVDLPEVDGADDDSQDSDDEKMPDLE; encoded by the exons GCAGCCTGCTTCTGCAAAGTGGTACGACCGAAGGGACTATGTCTTCATCGAATTTTGTGTTGAAGACAGTAAAGATGTTAATGTAAATTTTGAGAAATCCAAACTTACATTCAG ttgtcttggaggaagtgataattttaaacatttaaatgaaattgatCTTTTTCACTGTATTGATCCAAAT CTTAATTGGCTTAGTGTGGACTTCAATAATTGGAAAGACTGGGAAGATGATTCAGATGAAGACATGTCTAATTTTGATCGTTTTTCTGAG ATGATGAACAACATGGGTGGTGATGAGGATGTAGATTTACCAGAAGTAGATGGAGCAGATGAT GATTCACAAGACAGTGATGATGAAA AAATGCCAGATCTGGAGTAA
- the PTGES3 gene encoding prostaglandin E synthase 3 isoform X2, which yields MQPASAKWYDRRDYVFIEFCVEDSKDVNVNFEKSKLTFSCLGGSDNFKHLNEIDLFHCIDPNDSKHKRTDRSILCCLRKGESGQSWPRLTKERAKLNWLSVDFNNWKDWEDDSDEDMSNFDRFSEDSQDSDDEKMPDLE from the exons GCAGCCTGCTTCTGCAAAGTGGTACGACCGAAGGGACTATGTCTTCATCGAATTTTGTGTTGAAGACAGTAAAGATGTTAATGTAAATTTTGAGAAATCCAAACTTACATTCAG ttgtcttggaggaagtgataattttaaacatttaaatgaaattgatCTTTTTCACTGTATTGATCCAAAT GATTCCAAGCATAAAAGAACGGACAGATCAATTTTATGTTGTTTACGAAAAGGAGAATCTGGCCAGTCATGGCCAAGGTTAACAAAAGAAAGGGCAAAG CTTAATTGGCTTAGTGTGGACTTCAATAATTGGAAAGACTGGGAAGATGATTCAGATGAAGACATGTCTAATTTTGATCGTTTTTCTGAG GATTCACAAGACAGTGATGATGAAA AAATGCCAGATCTGGAGTAA
- the PTGES3 gene encoding prostaglandin E synthase 3 isoform X1 gives MQPASAKWYDRRDYVFIEFCVEDSKDVNVNFEKSKLTFSCLGGSDNFKHLNEIDLFHCIDPNDSKHKRTDRSILCCLRKGESGQSWPRLTKERAKLNWLSVDFNNWKDWEDDSDEDMSNFDRFSEMMNNMGGDEDVDLPEVDGADDDSQDSDDEKMPDLE, from the exons GCAGCCTGCTTCTGCAAAGTGGTACGACCGAAGGGACTATGTCTTCATCGAATTTTGTGTTGAAGACAGTAAAGATGTTAATGTAAATTTTGAGAAATCCAAACTTACATTCAG ttgtcttggaggaagtgataattttaaacatttaaatgaaattgatCTTTTTCACTGTATTGATCCAAAT GATTCCAAGCATAAAAGAACGGACAGATCAATTTTATGTTGTTTACGAAAAGGAGAATCTGGCCAGTCATGGCCAAGGTTAACAAAAGAAAGGGCAAAG CTTAATTGGCTTAGTGTGGACTTCAATAATTGGAAAGACTGGGAAGATGATTCAGATGAAGACATGTCTAATTTTGATCGTTTTTCTGAG ATGATGAACAACATGGGTGGTGATGAGGATGTAGATTTACCAGAAGTAGATGGAGCAGATGAT GATTCACAAGACAGTGATGATGAAA AAATGCCAGATCTGGAGTAA